In the genome of Tropicibacter oceani, one region contains:
- a CDS encoding extracellular solute-binding protein, which translates to MKRTDARAQAIRALPARSFAIGALSALVLAFGASMTLAQDTIKAHGVSTFGDLKYGADFPHFDYVNPDAPKGGEFSTWAFGTFDSLTPYILKGNAAAGATVFYDTLMTGNLEEPDAMYGLVAASMEYPENREWVIFYMRPEATFSDGTPVTAQDVVFSFETLRDKGRPSYKTTFQYFTGAEAIDDHTVKFTFDPTGPLRELLMTAGGIPILSKAYYETVDFTESSLTPPLGSGAYLLDAVDPGRSVSYKRRDDYWAKDLPVNIGHNNFDIIKFEYFSDYTTAFEAFKGGAYLFREEYSSKEWGTGYDFPALTAGHVIKENLADGRPAGTQGFWFNMRRDKFQDPRVREAIGMAFNFEWSNESLFYGLYERTDSFWENSPTLQASGMPSEAELALLEPLREYFPEEVFTEPAFVPATSSASDLADRRALRQAGKMLEEAGWEVGSDGFRYKDGQKLTLEVLNDSPSFDRIINPYIENLKRLGIDASANRVDAAEAQEREKNFDYDMVTQRFAMSQTPGDELQQIFGSASADTPGSVNVPGLKNEGVDKLIRIIADAQSREELDVAVRALDRVLRSMHIWVPQWYKGVHNIAYRDVFGRPYTDTPPPLSMGESSIWWWDEQKAQKLRDAGAL; encoded by the coding sequence ATGAAACGAACCGATGCCCGCGCCCAGGCCATCCGGGCCCTGCCCGCCCGCAGCTTTGCCATTGGCGCCTTGTCCGCCTTGGTTCTGGCCTTTGGCGCGTCGATGACGCTGGCCCAGGACACCATCAAGGCGCACGGCGTTTCGACCTTTGGCGATCTGAAATACGGCGCCGATTTTCCCCATTTCGACTATGTGAACCCCGATGCCCCCAAGGGCGGCGAATTTTCGACCTGGGCTTTTGGCACCTTCGACAGCCTGACGCCCTATATCCTCAAGGGCAACGCGGCGGCGGGGGCGACGGTGTTCTATGACACGCTGATGACCGGCAACCTCGAAGAACCCGACGCGATGTACGGGCTTGTCGCCGCCAGCATGGAGTACCCGGAAAACCGCGAATGGGTGATCTTTTACATGCGCCCCGAGGCGACGTTCAGCGATGGCACCCCGGTGACCGCGCAGGACGTGGTGTTTTCCTTTGAAACCCTGCGTGACAAAGGCCGCCCCAGCTACAAGACCACTTTCCAGTATTTCACCGGCGCCGAGGCGATCGACGATCACACGGTCAAGTTCACCTTTGACCCCACTGGCCCGCTGCGCGAACTGCTGATGACGGCCGGTGGCATCCCGATCCTGTCCAAGGCCTATTACGAAACCGTCGACTTCACCGAAAGCAGCCTGACGCCGCCGCTTGGCTCGGGCGCCTACCTGCTGGATGCGGTCGATCCCGGCCGCTCGGTGTCCTACAAGCGGCGCGATGACTATTGGGCCAAGGACCTGCCCGTGAACATCGGCCACAACAACTTTGACATCATCAAGTTCGAGTATTTCTCGGACTACACCACCGCCTTCGAGGCCTTCAAAGGCGGTGCCTACCTGTTCCGCGAAGAATACTCGTCCAAGGAATGGGGCACTGGTTACGACTTCCCGGCGCTGACGGCGGGCCATGTGATCAAGGAAAACCTGGCCGATGGTCGCCCCGCCGGCACCCAGGGGTTCTGGTTCAACATGCGCCGCGACAAATTCCAGGACCCGCGCGTGCGTGAAGCCATCGGTATGGCCTTCAACTTTGAATGGTCGAACGAAAGCCTGTTTTACGGACTGTATGAACGCACTGACAGTTTCTGGGAAAACTCGCCCACACTTCAGGCCAGCGGCATGCCCTCCGAGGCCGAGCTGGCCCTTCTGGAACCGCTGCGCGAATACTTCCCCGAAGAGGTGTTCACCGAACCGGCCTTTGTGCCGGCCACCTCCTCGGCCAGCGACCTGGCAGACCGCCGCGCCTTGCGCCAGGCGGGCAAGATGCTGGAAGAGGCCGGTTGGGAAGTGGGCAGCGATGGCTTTCGCTACAAGGACGGCCAGAAACTGACGCTTGAGGTGCTGAACGACAGCCCCAGCTTTGATCGCATCATCAACCCCTATATCGAGAACCTCAAACGCCTGGGCATCGACGCCAGCGCCAACCGCGTGGACGCCGCCGAGGCGCAGGAGCGTGAAAAGAATTTCGACTACGACATGGTCACCCAGCGGTTCGCCATGTCGCAGACGCCGGGTGATGAATTGCAGCAGATCTTTGGCTCGGCCAGTGCCGACACGCCCGGGTCGGTCAACGTGCCGGGCCTGAAAAACGAAGGCGTCGACAAGCTGATCCGCATCATCGCCGACGCCCAGTCGCGCGAGGAACTGGATGTCGCAGTGCGCGCGCTGGACCGCGTGCTGCGGTCGATGCACATCTGGGTGCCGCAGTGGTACAAGGGCGTGCACAACATCGCCTATCGCGACGTCTTTGGCCGCCCCTACACCGACACCCCGCCGCCGCTGTCGATGGGCGAAAGCTCGATCTGGTGGTGGGATGAGCAAAAGGCGCAAAAACTGCGCGACGCCGGGGCGCTGTAA
- a CDS encoding microcin C ABC transporter permease YejB — MGAYILRRLLLIIPTLLGIMIINFALVQFVPGGPIEQIIAQIEGEGDVFQGIAGGGGEVAGAGEDSVGRRGLPPEFIAQLEKEFGFDKPPLERFLNMLWNYMRLDFGESYFRSISVIDLVIEKMPVSISLGLWSTLIAYIISIPLGIRKAVKDGSSFDTWTSGAIIVAYAIPGFLFAILLLVLFAGGSYWQIFPLRGLTSDNFDQLSLIGKIGDYFWHIALPVIASTISAFATLTLLTKNSFLDEIKKHYVMTARAKGLSERRVLYGHVFRNAMLIVIAGFPAVFIGVFFSGSLIIETIFSLDGLGRLGFEAAVARDYPVIFGTLFIFGMIGLVVNILSDLMYVLVDPRIDFEKREG; from the coding sequence ATGGGCGCCTATATCCTCAGACGGCTGTTGCTGATCATTCCGACCCTGCTTGGGATCATGATCATCAACTTTGCCTTGGTGCAGTTCGTGCCCGGCGGTCCGATCGAACAGATCATCGCCCAGATCGAGGGCGAAGGCGACGTGTTCCAGGGCATCGCCGGCGGCGGCGGAGAAGTCGCCGGAGCGGGCGAGGATTCGGTCGGCCGCCGCGGGCTTCCGCCTGAATTCATCGCCCAGTTGGAAAAGGAATTCGGCTTTGACAAGCCGCCGCTGGAACGCTTTCTGAACATGCTGTGGAACTACATGCGCCTCGATTTCGGCGAGAGTTATTTCCGTTCGATCAGCGTGATCGACCTGGTGATCGAAAAGATGCCGGTGTCGATCAGCCTTGGCCTGTGGTCGACGCTGATCGCCTATATCATCTCGATCCCGCTGGGCATTCGCAAGGCGGTCAAGGATGGCAGCAGCTTTGACACATGGACGTCGGGCGCGATCATCGTGGCCTATGCCATCCCCGGGTTCCTGTTCGCCATCTTGTTGCTGGTTCTGTTCGCGGGCGGCAGTTACTGGCAGATCTTCCCGCTGCGGGGGCTGACATCGGACAACTTCGACCAGCTCAGCCTGATCGGCAAGATTGGCGATTATTTCTGGCACATCGCGCTGCCGGTCATTGCCTCGACCATCTCGGCCTTTGCGACGCTGACCCTGCTGACCAAGAATTCGTTCCTGGACGAGATCAAGAAACACTATGTCATGACCGCCCGCGCCAAGGGGCTGAGCGAGCGGCGCGTGCTGTACGGCCATGTCTTTCGCAATGCCATGCTGATCGTTATCGCGGGCTTTCCGGCGGTCTTCATCGGCGTCTTCTTCTCGGGCTCGCTGATCATCGAGACGATCTTTTCGCTCGACGGTCTGGGCCGTCTGGGGTTCGAGGCCGCCGTGGCGCGCGACTACCCGGTGATCTTTGGCACGCTGTTCATCTTTGGCATGATCGGGCTGGTGGTGAACATCCTGTCCGACCTGATGTATGTCCTTGTCGATCCGCGCATCGACTTTGAAAAGCGCGAGGGATAA
- a CDS encoding ABC transporter permease: MALSPLNQRRWRNFKRNRRAFWSLWIFLFFFVLSLFAEFIANDKPFLVNYRGDYYTPIFNFYPETEFGGDFKTEAAYRDPEVKCLIKTGGIEDCFDDPEGLIEAVDRGETLDGDFHKGWMIWPLIPYSFNTPVDRPGAAPLPPNSQNWLGTDDTKRDVVARVIYGFRLSILFTLIVTVCASLIGVVAGALQGYFGGWLDLIFQRLIEIWGATPSIYVIIILFAILGRSFWLLVVLTILFGWTALVGVVRAEFLRARNLEYVRAAKALGVSNWKIMFRHMLPNAMVATLTMLPFIVTGTISTLAGLDFLGFGLPSSAPSLGELTLQAKQNLQAPWLAFTAFTVFAVMLSLLVFIFEGVRDAFDPRKTFA; this comes from the coding sequence ATGGCCCTGTCCCCCCTGAACCAGCGCCGCTGGCGCAACTTCAAACGCAACCGCCGCGCCTTCTGGTCGCTGTGGATTTTCCTGTTCTTCTTTGTCTTGTCGCTGTTCGCCGAGTTCATCGCCAACGACAAACCCTTTCTCGTGAACTATCGCGGCGACTATTACACCCCGATCTTCAACTTTTACCCCGAAACGGAATTCGGCGGCGATTTCAAGACCGAGGCCGCCTATCGCGACCCCGAGGTGAAATGCCTCATCAAGACCGGTGGCATCGAAGATTGTTTTGACGACCCCGAGGGGCTGATCGAAGCGGTGGACAGGGGCGAAACCCTGGATGGCGATTTCCACAAGGGCTGGATGATCTGGCCGCTGATCCCCTACAGTTTCAACACCCCTGTCGATCGCCCCGGCGCGGCCCCGCTGCCGCCCAACAGCCAGAACTGGCTGGGCACCGATGATACCAAGCGTGACGTGGTCGCCCGCGTCATCTATGGCTTTCGCCTGTCGATCCTGTTCACCCTGATCGTCACCGTCTGCGCCAGCCTGATCGGCGTCGTCGCAGGGGCACTTCAGGGCTATTTCGGCGGCTGGCTTGACCTGATCTTTCAACGCCTGATCGAGATCTGGGGCGCGACGCCGTCGATCTATGTCATCATCATCCTCTTCGCCATTCTAGGGCGAAGTTTCTGGTTGCTGGTGGTGCTAACGATCCTGTTTGGCTGGACGGCTCTTGTGGGTGTGGTGCGCGCCGAATTCCTGCGCGCGCGCAATCTGGAATACGTCCGCGCCGCCAAGGCGTTGGGCGTGTCCAACTGGAAAATCATGTTCCGCCACATGCTGCCCAACGCCATGGTCGCCACCCTGACCATGCTGCCCTTTATCGTCACCGGCACGATCAGCACGCTTGCCGGGCTTGATTTCCTGGGCTTTGGCCTGCCCTCCTCCGCACCCTCGCTGGGCGAGCTGACCCTCCAGGCCAAGCAGAACCTGCAGGCCCCCTGGCTGGCCTTTACCGCCTTCACGGTCTTTGCCGTGATGCTGTCGCTGCTTGTTTTCATCTTCGAGGGCGTGCGCGACGCCTTTGACCCAAGGAAAACCTTCGCATGA
- a CDS encoding ABC transporter ATP-binding protein, translated as MSNILEVKDLTVSFRQDGQTNMAVKGVSFTVGRGETVALVGESGSGKSVTALSTVSLLGDSATVGGSVLYEGQQMIGASDKLLRKVRGNDISFIFQEPMTSLNPLHTLEKQLAESIALHQGLTGDAARARIIELLNKVGIRDPESRLSSYPHQLSGGQRQRVMIAMALANGPELLIADEPTTALDVTIQAQILQLLADLKQTEDMSLLFITHDLTIVRKFADRVCVMKDGEIVEQGATREIFATPQHPYTQMLLSAESTGLPDPVDAGAEEIARTDHLKIWFPIQEGLLKRTVGQVKAVNDASIAVRAGETIGIVGESGSGKTTLALAIMRLIGSEGGITYRGQDVRGWSTKELRRLRSEMQIVFQDPFGSLSPRMTCEQIIAEGLGVHGSPDGRPFREAVTDVMREVGLDPATMHRYPHEFSGGQRQRIAIARAMVLRPRLVVLDEPTSALDMTVQVQIVELLRNLQRKYNLAYLFISHDLKVVRAMSHKVIVMKQGDVVEYGDAEDVFERPRTDYTRTLLSAAFDIAV; from the coding sequence ATGAGCAATATTCTCGAAGTGAAGGACTTGACGGTGTCGTTCCGCCAGGACGGCCAGACCAACATGGCGGTCAAAGGCGTGTCCTTTACCGTCGGGCGCGGCGAAACCGTGGCCTTGGTGGGCGAAAGCGGATCGGGAAAATCGGTCACGGCGCTGTCCACCGTGTCGCTGCTGGGCGATTCCGCCACCGTCGGCGGATCGGTCCTGTACGAAGGCCAGCAGATGATCGGCGCCTCGGACAAGCTGCTGCGCAAGGTGCGCGGCAACGACATCAGCTTCATCTTTCAAGAGCCGATGACCTCGCTCAACCCGTTGCACACGCTGGAAAAGCAGCTGGCCGAAAGCATCGCCCTGCACCAGGGCCTGACTGGCGACGCGGCGCGCGCCCGGATCATCGAACTGCTGAACAAGGTCGGCATCCGTGATCCCGAAAGCCGCCTGTCGTCCTATCCGCACCAACTGTCCGGCGGTCAGCGCCAGCGCGTGATGATCGCCATGGCTCTTGCAAACGGGCCTGAACTGTTGATCGCGGACGAGCCGACCACGGCGCTGGACGTCACCATTCAGGCGCAGATCCTGCAACTGCTGGCCGACCTCAAACAGACCGAGGACATGAGCCTGCTGTTCATCACCCATGACCTGACCATCGTGCGCAAATTCGCCGACCGGGTCTGTGTGATGAAGGATGGGGAAATCGTCGAACAGGGCGCCACGCGCGAGATTTTCGCCACCCCCCAGCACCCCTACACGCAAATGCTGCTGTCCGCCGAAAGCACCGGCCTGCCGGATCCCGTGGACGCCGGGGCCGAGGAAATCGCCCGCACCGACCACCTCAAGATCTGGTTTCCGATCCAGGAAGGCCTGCTGAAACGCACCGTCGGCCAAGTCAAGGCGGTCAATGATGCCTCGATCGCGGTACGGGCCGGGGAAACCATCGGCATCGTCGGCGAAAGCGGATCGGGCAAGACGACTCTGGCTCTGGCCATCATGCGCCTGATCGGGTCCGAAGGTGGCATCACCTACCGCGGCCAGGATGTGCGCGGCTGGTCCACCAAGGAATTGCGCCGCCTGCGGTCGGAAATGCAGATCGTCTTTCAGGACCCCTTTGGCAGCCTGTCGCCGCGCATGACCTGCGAACAGATCATCGCCGAAGGGCTGGGTGTGCACGGATCGCCCGATGGCCGCCCCTTCCGCGAAGCGGTGACCGACGTCATGCGCGAGGTCGGGCTTGATCCGGCCACCATGCATCGCTACCCGCATGAATTCTCGGGCGGGCAACGCCAGCGCATCGCCATCGCCCGCGCCATGGTGCTGCGGCCGCGCCTGGTGGTACTGGACGAACCGACCAGCGCGCTGGACATGACGGTGCAGGTGCAGATCGTCGAGCTGCTGCGCAACCTGCAGCGCAAATACAACCTTGCCTATCTGTTCATCAGCCACGACCTGAAGGTCGTGCGCGCCATGAGCCACAAGGTCATCGTGATGAAACAAGGCGACGTGGTGGAATACGGCGACGCCGAGGATGTCTTTGAAAGACCGCGCACGGACTATACCAGAACGCTGCTTTCGGCGGCCTTCGACATCGCCGTCTGA
- the hemN gene encoding oxygen-independent coproporphyrinogen III oxidase: MDTRTQLARLGLFDAKVPRYTSYPTAPHFAGDVGPESYARWIEALPQDGEISLYLHVPFCRRLCWFCACRTQGTSTLAPVEAYVETLKAELALLRRHLPRGVTLSRLHWGGGTPTLLSPDMMKSLIDAVRETADFSEGAEFSVEIDPNEIDGARLDVLAAGGMNRASIGVQDFDPEIQETIGRPQGYEITRKAVDLIRDRGVASLNADILFGLPHQSQARITETVQKLLSFSPDRVALYGYAHVPWMAKRQQMIPSDALPTPTERLDLFETAQRLFKWDGYEEIGIDHFAQPSDGLAIAKKTGKLRRNFQGYTDDTAAALIGVGASSISRFPQGFAQNAPATSAHTTAIRAGKFSTSRGHTFKGQDLLRSRLIEMVMCDFRIDAEEILRDFDISREALFAMIEKARAEFDNLLVVTEEGLFIPPAVRPLTRIVARAFDAYDLSKAGHSSAI, encoded by the coding sequence ATGGACACGCGAACACAACTTGCCCGACTGGGCCTTTTCGACGCGAAAGTACCGCGTTACACCTCATATCCGACAGCGCCGCATTTTGCCGGCGATGTGGGGCCGGAAAGCTATGCGCGATGGATCGAGGCTCTTCCCCAAGATGGGGAGATTTCTCTGTATTTGCATGTCCCTTTTTGCCGCAGGTTGTGCTGGTTCTGCGCCTGCCGCACTCAGGGTACATCCACCTTGGCCCCTGTCGAAGCATATGTCGAGACGCTGAAGGCCGAACTGGCCCTGCTGCGCAGGCATTTGCCACGGGGCGTGACGCTGTCGCGGTTGCATTGGGGCGGCGGCACGCCGACGCTTTTGTCGCCGGACATGATGAAATCGCTGATCGACGCGGTGCGCGAAACCGCAGATTTTTCCGAAGGTGCCGAGTTTTCGGTCGAGATTGACCCGAATGAAATCGACGGCGCGCGCCTGGACGTGCTGGCCGCAGGCGGCATGAACCGCGCGTCGATCGGGGTTCAGGATTTTGATCCTGAAATTCAGGAAACCATCGGGCGTCCGCAGGGCTACGAGATCACCCGCAAGGCCGTGGACCTGATTCGCGATCGCGGCGTGGCCAGCCTGAACGCCGATATCCTGTTTGGACTGCCGCACCAATCACAGGCGCGCATCACCGAAACGGTGCAAAAACTGCTGAGCTTCAGCCCGGACCGCGTGGCGCTGTATGGCTATGCGCATGTGCCCTGGATGGCGAAACGCCAGCAGATGATCCCTTCGGATGCGCTGCCGACACCGACAGAACGGCTGGACCTGTTCGAGACGGCGCAGCGGCTGTTCAAATGGGATGGCTACGAGGAAATCGGCATCGACCACTTCGCGCAGCCCTCTGACGGGCTGGCCATCGCCAAGAAGACCGGCAAGCTGCGCCGGAATTTCCAGGGCTACACCGACGACACCGCCGCGGCGCTGATCGGGGTGGGGGCATCGTCGATTTCGCGGTTCCCGCAAGGGTTTGCCCAGAATGCGCCGGCGACCTCGGCGCATACGACGGCAATCCGGGCAGGCAAGTTTTCAACCTCGCGGGGGCATACCTTCAAGGGGCAGGACCTGCTGCGCAGCCGTCTGATCGAGATGGTCATGTGCGATTTCCGCATCGACGCCGAGGAAATCCTGCGCGATTTCGACATCTCGCGCGAGGCGCTGTTCGCCATGATCGAAAAGGCCAGGGCCGAGTTCGACAACCTGCTGGTGGTCACCGAGGAAGGTCTGTTCATTCCGCCTGCGGTGCGTCCCCTGACGCGGATCGTGGCGCGGGCCTTTGATGCCTATGACCTGAGCAAGGCGGGGCACAGTTCGGCCATCTGA
- the fnrL gene encoding transcriptional regulator FnrL, giving the protein MLNEKSLAIAQQCDSCPIRHRAVCARCETDELERLEEIKYYRKFEAGQTVIWSGDRMDFVGSVVSGIATLTQTMEDGRTQMVGLLLPSDFVGRPGREAAAYDVVATTDLVMCCFRKTPFEDMMGRTPHIAQRLLEMTLDELDAAREWMLVLGRKTAREKIASLLSIIARRDATLKVKGSEGPLVFDLPLTREAMADYLGLTLETVSRQISALKKDGVIHLEGKRHVTVPDMARLLDEAGDDADGGIFS; this is encoded by the coding sequence ATGCTGAATGAAAAAAGCCTTGCCATCGCCCAACAGTGCGACAGCTGCCCGATCCGCCATCGGGCCGTTTGCGCGCGCTGCGAGACGGATGAACTGGAGCGGCTGGAAGAGATCAAGTATTACCGCAAGTTCGAGGCCGGCCAGACGGTGATCTGGTCCGGTGACCGGATGGATTTCGTCGGCTCGGTCGTGTCCGGGATCGCCACCCTGACCCAGACCATGGAGGACGGCCGCACCCAGATGGTCGGTCTGCTGCTGCCCTCTGATTTCGTCGGCCGCCCCGGGCGCGAGGCCGCCGCCTATGACGTGGTCGCGACCACCGATCTGGTCATGTGCTGTTTCCGCAAGACGCCGTTCGAGGACATGATGGGCCGCACGCCCCATATCGCCCAGCGTCTTCTGGAAATGACCCTGGACGAACTGGATGCGGCACGCGAATGGATGCTGGTGCTGGGTCGCAAGACCGCGCGCGAAAAGATCGCATCGCTCTTGTCGATCATCGCGCGGCGCGATGCGACGCTCAAGGTAAAGGGATCCGAAGGGCCGTTGGTCTTTGACTTGCCCCTGACGCGCGAAGCCATGGCGGACTACCTTGGCCTGACTTTGGAAACCGTCAGCCGCCAGATTTCTGCCCTGAAAAAGGATGGCGTCATCCACCTTGAGGGCAAGCGCCACGTCACCGTTCCCGACATGGCCCGCCTGCTGGACGAGGCCGGAGACGACGCCGACGGCGGCATCTTTTCCTGA
- a CDS encoding DUF1428 domain-containing protein — translation MAYVSGFLAPVPEDKKDIYIDKAKASWPLFKEYGATSMVETWEADVPDGEHTSFPMAVKREPGEKIVFSWITWPDKATCDACWASMETDPRWQVMFDMPFDGKRMVFGGFDQIVSL, via the coding sequence ATGGCCTATGTTTCCGGTTTTCTTGCCCCGGTGCCCGAGGACAAGAAAGACATCTATATAGACAAGGCAAAGGCCAGCTGGCCGTTGTTCAAGGAATACGGCGCCACCAGCATGGTCGAAACATGGGAAGCAGACGTGCCGGATGGCGAACACACGTCCTTTCCGATGGCGGTCAAACGCGAGCCGGGGGAAAAGATCGTGTTTTCCTGGATCACCTGGCCTGACAAGGCGACCTGCGATGCCTGCTGGGCCTCGATGGAGACCGATCCGCGCTGGCAGGTGATGTTCGACATGCCCTTTGACGGAAAACGCATGGTGTTCGGCGGATTCGATCAGATCGTCAGCCTGTGA
- a CDS encoding universal stress protein — translation MSYKSILTVVTDPGLAESTVSHAAAVAIGADAHLDVLCLGVDRTQTGYYYAGANAMVLQETLTRATKEAEDLAAKTRAILGRFDVRWGVDHGVAQLADIGRHVAARARFSDLVVLPKPYGKERGVELEPVIEGAMFEGQVPVVVVPDDVEPPTQPKRVVIGWNESSEALRAVRAALPVLRGADAVHVVVIDPPQHGPNRSDPGGLLSQYLARHGVKAEIDVLSKTMPRVSDVLMRHVRDIDADLVVMGAYGHSRFREAILGGATRNMLEQASVTVLMAH, via the coding sequence ATGAGCTATAAGTCTATCCTAACCGTTGTAACCGATCCGGGGCTGGCCGAAAGCACCGTTTCACATGCCGCCGCCGTTGCGATTGGGGCCGATGCGCATCTGGATGTGCTGTGCCTGGGCGTCGATCGCACCCAGACCGGGTATTATTATGCCGGCGCCAACGCCATGGTCCTGCAGGAAACCCTGACCCGCGCCACCAAAGAGGCCGAGGACCTGGCCGCAAAGACACGCGCCATTCTGGGCCGGTTCGATGTACGCTGGGGGGTTGACCACGGGGTTGCGCAACTGGCCGACATCGGTCGCCACGTGGCGGCGCGGGCGCGGTTCTCGGACCTGGTGGTGCTGCCAAAGCCCTATGGCAAGGAGCGTGGGGTGGAGTTGGAACCGGTCATCGAAGGGGCCATGTTCGAAGGGCAGGTGCCCGTGGTGGTGGTGCCCGATGATGTCGAACCTCCGACCCAGCCCAAGCGGGTGGTGATCGGCTGGAACGAAAGCTCGGAGGCGCTGCGGGCAGTGCGGGCTGCGCTGCCGGTGCTGCGCGGCGCGGATGCGGTGCACGTGGTGGTCATCGACCCGCCGCAGCACGGGCCGAACCGGTCGGATCCGGGTGGCCTGCTGTCGCAATACCTGGCCCGTCACGGCGTGAAGGCCGAGATCGACGTTCTGTCCAAGACCATGCCGCGGGTGTCGGACGTGCTGATGCGTCATGTGCGCGACATCGACGCCGACCTGGTGGTGATGGGGGCCTATGGCCATTCGCGGTTCCGCGAGGCGATCTTGGGCGGTGCGACCCGCAACATGCTGGAGCAAGCCAGCGTCACGGTCCTGATGGCCCACTGA
- the ccoN gene encoding cytochrome-c oxidase, cbb3-type subunit I codes for MLNYIKLIVLGLVAIFAMIAASYARDLAYQVHAIIILLVAAGLFLWTLRHTDEPVPATPVANEYMDGVVRAGVIATAFWGVVGFLVGTFIASQLAWPVLNFDWAQGYSNFGRLRPLHTSAVIFAFGGNALIATSFYVVQRTSAARLWGGNLAWFVFWGYQLFIVLAATGYLLGSTQSKEYAEPEWHVDLWLTIVWLCYLAVFVGTIVKRKEPHIYVANWFYLSFILTVAMLHVFNNLSIPVSIWGSKSVQVFSGVQDAMTQWWYGHNAVGFFLTAGFLGMMYYFVPKQAERPVFSYKLSIIHFWALIFIYIWAGPHHLHYTALPDWASTLGMVFSIVLWMPSWGGMINGLMTLSGAWDKLRTDPVIRMMVISIGFYGMSTFEGPMMSIRAVNSLSHYTDWTIGHVHSGALGWNGMITFGALYYLVPKLWNRERLYSLSLVSWHFWLATIGIVLYAASMWVTGIMEGLMWREVDANGFLVNSFADTVSAKFPMYVVRALGGGLFLGGAMIMCYNLWMTVKRSPAVEASAASAHATPAE; via the coding sequence ATGTTGAACTATATCAAGCTTATCGTGCTTGGTCTGGTGGCGATCTTTGCGATGATCGCAGCCAGCTACGCGCGCGACTTGGCTTACCAGGTACACGCGATAATCATCCTGCTGGTTGCAGCAGGACTATTCCTGTGGACCCTGCGCCATACGGATGAACCCGTGCCCGCGACACCCGTCGCGAACGAATACATGGACGGCGTCGTGCGCGCCGGCGTGATCGCAACCGCCTTTTGGGGCGTCGTCGGCTTTCTGGTCGGGACATTCATCGCCTCTCAGCTGGCTTGGCCGGTGCTCAACTTTGATTGGGCTCAGGGCTACTCCAACTTCGGGCGCCTGCGTCCGCTGCACACCAGCGCCGTGATTTTTGCCTTTGGCGGTAACGCCCTGATCGCGACCTCGTTCTACGTGGTCCAGCGCACCAGTGCTGCCCGCCTTTGGGGCGGCAACCTTGCCTGGTTCGTCTTCTGGGGCTACCAGCTGTTCATCGTGCTGGCGGCAACCGGCTATCTGCTGGGCTCGACCCAGTCCAAGGAATACGCCGAGCCCGAGTGGCACGTCGACCTTTGGCTGACCATCGTCTGGCTGTGCTATCTGGCTGTCTTCGTCGGTACAATCGTCAAGCGCAAAGAGCCGCACATCTACGTGGCCAACTGGTTCTACCTGTCGTTCATCCTGACCGTCGCCATGCTGCACGTGTTCAACAACCTGTCGATCCCCGTGTCGATCTGGGGTTCCAAATCGGTCCAGGTCTTCTCGGGTGTGCAGGATGCCATGACGCAGTGGTGGTATGGCCACAACGCCGTGGGCTTTTTCCTGACCGCGGGCTTTTTGGGCATGATGTACTACTTTGTTCCCAAGCAGGCCGAACGCCCCGTGTTCAGCTACAAGCTGTCGATCATCCACTTCTGGGCGCTGATCTTCATCTATATCTGGGCCGGTCCGCACCACCTGCACTATACCGCGCTGCCTGACTGGGCCTCGACCCTTGGCATGGTGTTCTCGATCGTTCTGTGGATGCCCTCCTGGGGCGGCATGATCAACGGTCTGATGACGCTTTCGGGCGCATGGGACAAGCTGCGCACCGACCCGGTGATCCGCATGATGGTGATCTCGATCGGTTTCTACGGCATGTCCACCTTCGAAGGTCCGATGATGTCGATCCGCGCAGTCAACTCGCTGTCGCACTACACCGACTGGACCATCGGTCACGTCCACTCTGGCGCACTTGGCTGGAACGGCATGATCACCTTTGGCGCGCTGTACTATCTGGTGCCGAAACTGTGGAACCGCGAACGTCTGTATTCGCTGTCGCTGGTGTCCTGGCACTTCTGGCTGGCCACGATCGGCATCGTTCTTTACGCGGCATCCATGTGGGTGACCGGCATCATGGAAGGCCTGATGTGGCGTGAAGTCGATGCCAACGGTTTCCTCGTGAACTCTTTCGCCGACACCGTGAGCGCCAAGTTCCCGATGTATGTGGTGCGTGCCCTTGGCGGAGGCCTGTTCCTCGGCGGAGCCATGATCATGTGCTACAATCTGTGGATGACCGTTAAGCGTTCGCCGGCTGTCGAAGCCAGCGCCGCCTCGGCCCATGCCACGCCGGCCGAATAA